The Bacteroidales bacterium genome window below encodes:
- a CDS encoding SufE family protein: MTIPEIESTIIEEFSVFEDWMDKYKYLIELGEGLKVIDEKYKVPNNLINGCQAKVWLHAVYKDGKVWFSADSDAVITKGLVSLMIRVLDGQSPDDILNTELGFLENIGLKEHLSPTRSNGLTSMVKQMKLYALAFKAKGV; the protein is encoded by the coding sequence ATGACCATCCCCGAAATAGAATCAACAATCATCGAAGAGTTCTCGGTTTTCGAGGATTGGATGGATAAGTACAAATACTTGATCGAACTCGGCGAAGGTTTGAAGGTAATCGATGAAAAATACAAAGTGCCTAATAATCTCATTAATGGCTGTCAGGCAAAGGTATGGCTGCATGCTGTTTATAAAGATGGGAAGGTCTGGTTCTCGGCCGACAGCGATGCGGTGATCACAAAAGGACTGGTAAGCCTGATGATCAGGGTGCTCGACGGCCAGTCGCCCGACGACATCCTGAATACTGAACTGGGTTTCCTGGAAAATATAGGCTTAAAAGAACATTTATCGCCGACACGCTCTAACGGCCTGACATCAATGGTCAAGCAGATGAAGCTTTATGCGCTGGCGTTTAAAGCTAAAGGCGTGTAA